From the Syngnathus typhle isolate RoL2023-S1 ecotype Sweden linkage group LG22, RoL_Styp_1.0, whole genome shotgun sequence genome, the window GGAAGTGGTCCTCCTCGATCAACAGCACTAGACCTCTGTGGTCCCGGAGGACGTGCACTCGGTCCCACGTAAAGTGTAACTTCCACCACCAGTGGTGCTTGGTTTGGGAGAACTTGGCCTCGCGGTAGTGCCCGAACGAGTCTGGGTACTCTGCATTGAGGCACTCCAACTTTAAGGCCTCCTTTTTGGGAATGTCCCTTGGACAGTCCCTCGGGTCGTTGCTGGGAAACTCCTGCGGGTACAGCTGCATGCTGAACGGGAAGAAAATCTGCAGGACCTGGCAGAAATCCACCGAGTTGACCACATTGTTAATCTCGGGGGACCAGTAGTCGTGGCTGAATATCAGCAGTATGCTTTCCACGCCGCGGGCCTTGCGCAAGCTGTCCACCAGCAGCTTCAAGTATTCCGGTCGGTTGTGGACCTGGACCACTACGACCAGGTCGTCCTTCTGCCGCGCCGCCTTAAACTTCTCCTCGTTTCTTATCGTCTGGTCAAAGTTGAGTTGGAAAACGATGGCGCGGTAGACTAGAGTGGTGTTATCCACAGCAACCTTGCccttgatttctttttcttttgttttttccaggtgCGTCTGGTTCAGAGGCGCAACAGGAGCCCGGCTCACGGCGGGAATTACTAGCAAAGGACTATGTCCGTCAAGGCTGTTTCTGGTGCTAATGCCGCCGCTACTCTTTTCCTTCGGGAACGGCTCAATCTTCTTCTGCCGTCCGCTGGTCCACAACGCCAGT encodes:
- the mgat2 gene encoding alpha-1,6-mannosyl-glycoprotein 2-beta-N-acetylglucosaminyltransferase, whose amino-acid sequence is MRFRIYKRKVVILTVVVVICGLALWTSGRQKKIEPFPKEKSSGGISTRNSLDGHSPLLVIPAVSRAPVAPLNQTHLEKTKEKEIKGKVAVDNTTLVYRAIVFQLNFDQTIRNEEKFKAARQKDDLVVVVQVHNRPEYLKLLVDSLRKARGVESILLIFSHDYWSPEINNVVNSVDFCQVLQIFFPFSMQLYPQEFPSNDPRDCPRDIPKKEALKLECLNAEYPDSFGHYREAKFSQTKHHWWWKLHFTWDRVHVLRDHRGLVLLIEEDHFLSPDFIHLLKMMSALKEEQCGDCDILSLGSYSHIGYSSKANKVEVKAWKSTEHNMGMAMSRDTYRNLLGCTDAFCTYDDYNWDWSLQHLTSSCLPSYWKVMVSEAPRIFHAGDCGMHHKKAACMPASQKTKFENILQSSGSQLFPEKLLITKRLPNGAGRAAPRVKNGGWGDIRDHELCKSYVRLQ